One segment of Haemophilus influenzae DNA contains the following:
- a CDS encoding multicopper oxidase domain-containing protein has translation MPRLSRRQLLKTAAISTALSTVPAPLLAASREKLVVPPLIEVRRGRPIVLTMQEMNYPLDGSHNVTVWGFNGNYLGPTIKIKSGSFAKLNYHNNLPQSVALSIQGLQASGELFGGAARVLKKGESWAPIVPIEQPAASCWYRSATLANSAYQTYRGLVGMWLIEDEQSLKANLPNKYGVDDIPLILQDMEFNNDGLQLFKQNQPHFVGNRLLVNGIEAPYLDVARGWIRLRLLNASLARAYDLRLDNDQEMLLIAQDLGFLPKAKSVKSLVLSPGERAEILVNMNEIDNVSLISGSKRSLYDKIKNMLFSGDELADNTVLELRAKGEMSAFNKQPNLTFETDAPAMLQQAVAQTREFNIDVTNGLINQRRFDPRKVDVMARKGTIERWILNASLPVGFTIQGAKFVVESQGEHQFQAEELAWKDTVWVKNKTQILVKFDQVSSGNYPFLFGVSNLMLEDMGCLGVLMVQ, from the coding sequence ATGCCACGCCTGTCCCGCCGTCAATTATTAAAAACAGCTGCAATTTCTACCGCACTTTCCACAGTGCCCGCACCATTGTTAGCGGCAAGCCGTGAAAAACTAGTTGTGCCGCCACTAATTGAAGTCCGTCGCGGTCGCCCGATTGTATTAACAATGCAGGAAATGAATTATCCGTTAGATGGCTCACACAATGTGACAGTATGGGGATTCAACGGTAATTATCTTGGCCCTACCATTAAAATCAAATCAGGTAGCTTTGCCAAACTTAATTATCATAACAATTTGCCACAATCAGTTGCTTTATCTATTCAAGGTTTACAAGCATCAGGCGAACTGTTTGGCGGGGCAGCTCGAGTTCTCAAAAAAGGCGAGTCTTGGGCGCCCATCGTGCCTATTGAACAACCCGCAGCAAGCTGTTGGTATCGTTCTGCGACATTAGCCAATTCAGCCTATCAAACCTATCGTGGCTTAGTTGGAATGTGGTTAATTGAAGATGAACAAAGCCTAAAAGCGAATCTTCCCAATAAATACGGCGTAGATGACATTCCATTGATTTTACAAGATATGGAATTTAACAATGATGGTCTCCAATTATTCAAACAAAATCAACCGCACTTTGTAGGCAATCGCTTATTAGTGAATGGTATTGAAGCACCATATTTAGATGTTGCACGGGGTTGGATTCGTTTACGTTTGCTAAATGCTTCATTAGCTCGCGCTTATGATTTACGCTTGGATAATGATCAAGAAATGCTGCTTATTGCACAAGATTTAGGTTTCTTACCAAAAGCTAAATCGGTCAAATCTTTGGTTCTCTCGCCAGGAGAACGTGCAGAAATACTCGTTAATATGAATGAAATTGACAACGTATCTCTCATTAGCGGAAGTAAACGTAGCTTGTACGACAAAATAAAAAATATGTTGTTCTCAGGCGATGAACTGGCAGATAACACCGTCCTTGAATTGCGTGCCAAGGGAGAAATGTCAGCATTTAATAAACAACCGAATCTAACTTTCGAAACGGATGCGCCAGCAATGTTACAACAAGCCGTTGCACAAACTCGAGAATTTAATATTGATGTTACAAACGGTTTAATAAACCAAAGACGTTTTGACCCACGCAAGGTTGATGTTATGGCTCGTAAAGGCACCATTGAACGCTGGATTTTAAATGCAAGTTTACCTGTTGGATTTACTATTCAAGGTGCCAAATTTGTGGTGGAAAGCCAAGGAGAACATCAATTTCAAGCAGAAGAATTAGCTTGGAAAGATACAGTTTGGGTAAAAAACAAAACTCAAATTTTAGTGAAATTTGATCAAGTATCTTCTGGCAACTACCCATTCTTATTTGGAGTATCGAATTTAATGTTAGAAGATATGGGCTGTCTTGGCGTATTGATGGTTCAATAG
- a CDS encoding 1-acylglycerol-3-phosphate O-acyltransferase, whose product MLKLLRIFLVLICCILICVLGTIYSFIRFKNPSNVGIVARWFGRLYPLFGLKVEHRIPQDQKQISRAIYIGNHQNNYDMVTISYMVQPRTVSVGKKSLIWIPFFGILYWVTGNIFLDRENRTKAHNTMSQLARRINEDNLSIWMFPEGTRNRGRGLLPFKTGAFHAAISAGVPIIPVVCSTTHNKINLNRWDNGKVICEIMEPIDVSGYTKDNVRDLAAYCHDLMEKRIAELDEEIAKGN is encoded by the coding sequence ATGTTAAAACTACTTCGAATTTTCCTCGTATTAATCTGCTGTATTCTAATTTGTGTACTGGGTACGATTTATTCTTTTATCCGTTTTAAAAATCCAAGCAACGTAGGCATTGTTGCTCGTTGGTTTGGACGCTTATATCCACTTTTTGGCTTAAAGGTAGAACATCGTATTCCTCAAGATCAGAAGCAAATTAGCCGCGCTATTTATATCGGTAATCATCAAAATAATTATGATATGGTAACAATCTCTTATATGGTGCAACCTCGCACAGTAAGTGTGGGTAAAAAAAGCTTAATTTGGATACCCTTCTTCGGCATTCTGTATTGGGTAACGGGCAATATTTTCTTGGATAGAGAAAACCGCACAAAAGCGCATAATACGATGTCACAGCTTGCACGACGAATTAATGAAGATAATTTATCAATTTGGATGTTCCCAGAAGGCACTCGCAATCGCGGTCGCGGTTTATTACCCTTTAAAACGGGTGCATTCCATGCGGCGATTTCAGCAGGTGTACCAATTATTCCAGTGGTGTGTTCAACCACGCATAACAAAATTAATTTAAATCGTTGGGATAATGGCAAAGTGATTTGCGAAATAATGGAGCCGATTGATGTTTCAGGCTATACCAAAGACAATGTTCGAGATCTTGCGGCTTATTGTCATGATCTAATGGAAAAACGCATTGCCGAACTTGATGAAGAGATAGCAAAAGGAAACTAA
- the lpxH gene encoding UDP-2,3-diacylglucosamine diphosphatase, giving the protein MKHSYFISDLHLSETQPELTALFVDFMQNLAPQAERLYILGDLFDFWIGDDEQSTLIQQVKDLIKSVSNQGVQCYFQHGNRDFLIGERFSKETGIQFLPDYQLITLYDKKILLCHGDTLCIDDVAYQQFRRRVHQKWLQRLFLCLPLKVRLKIAEKIRAKSNQDKQAKSQEIMDVNQAFTTEKVQEFGVNLLIHGHTHREAIHQQEGFTRIVLGDWRKNYASILKMDESGEFGFIKD; this is encoded by the coding sequence ATGAAACATAGCTATTTTATTTCTGATTTGCATTTAAGCGAAACTCAGCCAGAATTGACCGCACTTTTTGTCGATTTTATGCAGAATCTTGCACCACAGGCTGAACGGCTTTACATTTTGGGTGATCTTTTTGATTTTTGGATTGGTGATGACGAGCAGTCTACATTGATTCAACAAGTTAAAGATTTAATTAAGTCTGTAAGTAATCAAGGTGTGCAATGTTATTTTCAGCACGGTAACCGTGATTTCTTGATTGGCGAACGTTTTTCAAAAGAAACAGGGATTCAGTTTTTACCTGATTATCAACTAATCACACTTTATGATAAAAAAATCTTACTTTGTCATGGTGATACACTTTGCATTGATGACGTGGCTTATCAACAGTTTCGTCGTAGAGTTCATCAAAAATGGCTACAACGTTTGTTTTTGTGCTTGCCATTAAAAGTGCGGTTGAAAATTGCGGAGAAAATTCGGGCAAAGAGTAATCAAGATAAACAAGCCAAATCACAGGAAATTATGGATGTAAACCAAGCCTTTACAACAGAAAAAGTACAAGAGTTTGGAGTGAATTTATTAATTCACGGACACACACACCGTGAGGCAATTCATCAACAAGAAGGATTTACCCGAATCGTATTAGGGGATTGGCGAAAAAATTATGCATCAATTTTAAAAATGGATGAAAGCGGAGAATTTGGTTTCATTAAAGATTAG
- a CDS encoding methionine/alanine import family NSS transporter small subunit, whose protein sequence is MTTGAIIMMIIALTLLWGGLIYALLRLPKEN, encoded by the coding sequence ATGACTACTGGTGCAATTATTATGATGATCATAGCCCTTACCTTATTGTGGGGAGGATTAATTTACGCATTGCTTCGCTTACCGAAAGAAAACTAA
- a CDS encoding sodium-dependent transporter: MAHSAPKAQKRETFSGRRAFILAAIGSAVGLGNIWRFPYTTYENGGGAFIIPYLIALLTAGIPLLFLDYAIGHRHRGGAPLSYRRFSPHFEVFGWWQMMVNVIIGLYYAVVLGWAASYTYFSFTGAWGDKPIDFFIGEFLKMGDIKNGISFEFVGMVTAPLIAMWIVALGVLSMGVQKGIAKVSSVLMPVLVVMFMALVIYSLFLPGAAKGLDALFTPDWTKLSNPSVWIAAYGQIFFSLSIGFGIMVTYASYLKKQSDLTGSGLVVGFANSSFEVLAGIGVFAALGFIATAQGQEVSEVAKGGIGLAFFAFPTIINKAPFGEVLGVLFFGSLTFAALTSFISVIEVIISAIQDKIRISRGKVTFIVGVPMMIVSVILFGTTTGLPMLDVFDKFVNYFGIVAVAFASLIAIVANEKLGLLGNHLNETSSFKVGFFWRLCIVLTSGVLAFMLFSEGAKVFSEGYEGYPNWFVNTFGWGMSISLLVVAFFLSRLKWKSETKLTIDETKGE, translated from the coding sequence ATGGCTCACTCAGCCCCAAAAGCACAAAAGCGTGAGACTTTTTCTGGTCGTCGTGCATTTATTCTGGCAGCAATTGGTTCTGCCGTCGGTCTTGGTAATATTTGGCGTTTTCCTTACACCACTTATGAAAATGGCGGTGGCGCATTTATTATCCCTTACCTTATTGCATTATTAACCGCAGGGATTCCTCTTTTATTCTTAGATTATGCTATTGGACACCGTCATCGTGGTGGCGCGCCACTTTCTTATCGTCGTTTTAGCCCTCACTTTGAGGTGTTTGGCTGGTGGCAAATGATGGTAAATGTCATCATCGGGTTATATTACGCGGTAGTATTAGGTTGGGCAGCAAGCTACACATATTTTTCTTTCACTGGCGCGTGGGGCGATAAACCAATCGATTTCTTCATCGGCGAATTTTTAAAAATGGGCGATATTAAAAACGGTATCAGCTTTGAATTTGTTGGTATGGTAACCGCACCATTAATTGCTATGTGGATTGTTGCCTTAGGCGTACTTTCTATGGGCGTCCAAAAAGGAATTGCTAAGGTCTCCTCCGTATTAATGCCAGTGCTTGTTGTGATGTTTATGGCACTTGTGATTTATTCCTTATTCTTACCCGGCGCAGCAAAAGGTTTAGATGCATTATTTACACCAGATTGGACAAAATTATCCAATCCAAGTGTATGGATTGCCGCTTATGGACAAATCTTCTTCTCTCTTTCTATTGGATTTGGGATTATGGTAACTTACGCCTCTTATCTCAAAAAACAATCCGATTTAACGGGAAGTGGTTTAGTTGTAGGTTTTGCGAACAGTAGCTTTGAAGTGTTAGCGGGTATCGGCGTATTTGCAGCATTAGGTTTTATTGCAACAGCGCAAGGTCAAGAAGTCAGTGAAGTGGCAAAAGGCGGAATTGGTTTAGCATTTTTTGCGTTCCCAACTATCATCAACAAAGCACCATTTGGCGAAGTGCTAGGCGTATTGTTCTTCGGCTCATTAACCTTTGCGGCATTAACTTCATTCATCTCAGTTATCGAAGTAATTATTTCCGCAATTCAAGATAAAATTCGTATTAGCCGTGGAAAAGTGACATTCATCGTGGGTGTACCGATGATGATAGTTTCTGTCATCTTATTCGGCACGACAACAGGCTTACCGATGTTAGATGTGTTCGATAAATTCGTAAACTATTTCGGTATTGTTGCCGTAGCATTTGCGTCTTTAATTGCGATTGTGGCAAATGAAAAACTCGGTTTATTGGGTAATCACTTAAATGAAACTTCATCTTTCAAAGTGGGTTTCTTCTGGCGTTTATGCATTGTATTAACGAGTGGTGTTTTAGCATTTATGCTTTTCAGTGAAGGGGCAAAAGTCTTCTCTGAAGGTTACGAAGGTTATCCAAACTGGTTCGTGAACACCTTTGGTTGGGGGATGTCTATTAGCTTACTTGTCGTGGCATTTTTCCTTTCTCGCTTAAAATGGAAAAGCGAAACCAAATTAACGATTGATGAAACTAAAGGAGAATAA
- a CDS encoding thiamine pyrophosphate-binding protein, whose translation MTGAQLIMECLKAHHVTTLFGYPGGAIMPTYDALYDAGLDAINPNDDVYMGMIGMHGTKAANFAVQESDLLLVCGARFDDRVTGKLDTFAPHAKVIHCDIDAAEIHKLRRADVALQGDLIQALNALKQDLDIEPWREQIRNFKAKLDFTYVENQGNRLIDPWALLNSLSNRKLNNAALNRLLNSKTAYLLQVCIPPDECVWPLVPPDACNADMVEDMN comes from the coding sequence ATGACAGGTGCACAACTCATCATGGAGTGCCTGAAAGCACACCATGTCACGACTCTTTTCGGCTATCCAGGCGGTGCAATCATGCCAACCTACGATGCCCTTTATGATGCAGGTTTAGATGCAATTAATCCAAATGATGATGTGTATATGGGAATGATTGGTATGCATGGTACAAAAGCTGCTAATTTTGCCGTGCAAGAAAGCGATTTATTACTTGTATGCGGTGCGCGTTTTGACGACCGTGTAACTGGTAAACTCGATACTTTTGCGCCTCATGCTAAAGTGATTCATTGTGATATTGATGCAGCAGAAATCCATAAATTACGCCGTGCAGATGTTGCATTACAAGGGGATTTAATCCAAGCACTAAATGCACTCAAACAAGATCTTGATATTGAACCTTGGCGTGAACAAATCAGAAATTTCAAAGCAAAATTAGATTTCACTTATGTTGAAAATCAAGGCAATCGCCTGATTGATCCTTGGGCATTACTCAACAGCCTATCTAATCGAAAACTAAATAATGCGGCACTCAACCGATTATTAAACAGTAAAACAGCCTATTTATTACAAGTATGTATTCCACCTGATGAATGTGTATGGCCACTTGTGCCACCGGATGCATGTAACGCGGATATGGTAGAGGATATGAATTAA
- the ilvM gene encoding acetolactate synthase 2 small subunit → MNEYKLELVARHRPEVLERILRVARHRGFTVTTMDMTLIETQVRLKITVKSDRTFDLLVNQLAKLPDVNEIK, encoded by the coding sequence ATGAATGAATATAAACTTGAACTCGTCGCTCGCCATCGTCCTGAAGTACTAGAACGCATTTTACGCGTAGCACGCCACCGCGGATTTACCGTTACAACAATGGACATGACACTCATTGAAACCCAAGTGCGGTTAAAAATCACTGTAAAATCTGACCGCACTTTTGATCTATTAGTGAATCAATTGGCAAAATTGCCAGATGTAAACGAAATAAAATAA
- the ilvD gene encoding dihydroxy-acid dehydratase translates to MPKLRSATSTQGRNMAGARALWRATGMKENDFGKPIIAVVNSFTQFVPGHVHLKDMGQLVAAEIEKAGGVAKEFNTIAVDDGIAMGHGGMLYSLPSRDLIADSVEYMVNAHCADAMVCISNCDKITPGMLMAAMRLNIPTIFVSGGPMEAGKTKLSDQLIRLDLVDAMIEAADPNVSDERIDAIERSACPTCGSCSGMFTANSMNCLTEALGLSLPGNGSMLATHADRKELFLKAGRQIVELCKRYYEQDDVSVLPRSIGTFKAFENAMSLDIAMGGSSNTVLHLLAAAQEAGVDFKMEDIDRLSRKVPCLSKIAPNTNKYHMEDVHRAGGIMGLLGELDRAGLIHKNTHTVLGMSMGEQLDQYDIIRNQDEELHKFFRAGPAGIRTTQAFSQDCRWDSVDNDRVNGCIRNKENAISQEGGLAVLFGNLAEDGCIVKTAGVDESIWKFTGTAIVFESQEDAVAGILGGKVKEGHIVVIRYEGPKGGPGMQEMLYPTSYLKSMGLGKKCALLTDGRFSGGTSGLSIGHASPEAASGGAIGLVRDGDIINIDIPNRAINLEISNEELAARRAEQDQKGWQPANREREVSFALKVFGHFATSADKGAVRDKTLLK, encoded by the coding sequence ATGCCAAAACTACGTTCAGCGACTAGTACACAAGGTCGTAATATGGCAGGCGCACGTGCCTTATGGCGTGCAACAGGAATGAAAGAAAATGACTTTGGTAAACCGATTATTGCGGTGGTGAACTCTTTCACTCAGTTCGTACCTGGGCATGTGCATTTAAAAGATATGGGACAGCTTGTTGCCGCAGAAATTGAAAAAGCAGGCGGCGTAGCAAAAGAATTTAACACCATTGCGGTGGATGATGGTATCGCGATGGGACACGGTGGAATGCTTTATTCTTTACCAAGCCGTGATTTAATTGCTGATAGCGTGGAATATATGGTCAATGCGCACTGTGCTGATGCGATGGTATGTATTTCCAACTGTGACAAAATCACTCCGGGAATGTTGATGGCAGCAATGCGCTTAAACATTCCAACTATCTTCGTTTCAGGCGGACCAATGGAGGCTGGCAAAACTAAACTTTCTGATCAATTAATCCGCTTAGATTTAGTTGATGCGATGATTGAGGCAGCCGATCCAAATGTGTCAGATGAACGTATTGATGCCATTGAACGTAGCGCTTGCCCAACTTGTGGTTCATGCTCAGGTATGTTTACCGCCAATTCCATGAACTGCTTAACTGAAGCCTTAGGTTTATCTTTACCAGGCAATGGTTCTATGTTGGCGACCCATGCTGACCGTAAAGAATTATTCTTAAAAGCAGGGCGTCAAATTGTTGAGCTTTGCAAACGTTATTACGAACAAGATGATGTAAGCGTATTGCCTCGTTCAATCGGTACTTTTAAAGCCTTTGAAAATGCTATGAGCTTAGATATCGCGATGGGTGGTTCAAGTAATACTGTTTTACACTTATTAGCGGCAGCACAAGAAGCAGGCGTAGATTTTAAAATGGAAGATATTGACCGTTTATCGCGCAAAGTGCCTTGTTTAAGCAAAATTGCACCAAACACCAATAAATACCATATGGAAGACGTACACCGTGCAGGCGGCATTATGGGATTGTTGGGTGAATTAGATCGCGCTGGATTAATTCATAAAAATACACACACCGTGCTTGGAATGAGTATGGGGGAACAACTAGACCAATACGATATTATTCGCAATCAAGATGAAGAATTACATAAATTCTTCCGTGCAGGCCCTGCTGGTATCCGTACAACTCAAGCATTCTCACAAGATTGCCGCTGGGATAGCGTCGATAATGATCGTGTAAACGGTTGTATTCGCAATAAAGAAAATGCGATTTCACAAGAAGGTGGCTTAGCCGTATTATTCGGTAATCTCGCTGAAGATGGATGTATCGTTAAAACCGCAGGCGTAGATGAATCTATTTGGAAATTCACAGGCACTGCAATCGTATTTGAAAGCCAAGAAGATGCGGTTGCAGGCATTTTGGGTGGCAAAGTTAAAGAAGGTCATATCGTTGTTATCCGTTACGAAGGCCCTAAAGGTGGACCTGGTATGCAAGAAATGTTATATCCAACCAGCTACTTAAAATCGATGGGCTTAGGTAAAAAATGTGCTTTATTAACGGATGGCCGTTTCTCTGGTGGTACATCAGGCTTGTCTATTGGACACGCTTCGCCAGAAGCTGCCTCTGGCGGTGCAATAGGCTTAGTACGCGATGGCGATATTATCAACATTGACATTCCAAACCGTGCAATTAACTTAGAAATCAGTAATGAAGAACTCGCAGCACGCAGAGCTGAACAAGATCAAAAAGGTTGGCAGCCTGCTAACCGTGAACGTGAAGTATCTTTCGCATTGAAAGTATTCGGTCACTTTGCCACCTCAGCGGACAAAGGTGCGGTACGCGATAAAACATTATTAAAATAA